The nucleotide sequence AATTTCCTCACACTCTTCCTTCTCTTTAGGACTTCCGATCAGAATTATCTCTGTCTTATATCTCTCTTTTATCAATTGAGCTAGTTTACCAAATCCTTCTACAGTCCATTTTTTAGTATTTTTAGAAGCTCCCGGTGCGAACACCACATAATTTTTATAGCTCTCTACTTTTTCTTCATCCTTTTCAGAAAAATTAAACTCCAAATCTTCTCCATTGTAATCTATCCCTAAAACTTTGAAGGCATCAAAGTAGTTTTTCACTATGGTATTATCAGCTCTATATTTAATCAATCCAGATTTTACAAGGATAGTTTTATATAATGATCTTTTTATATACCTGAAAGTTTTCTCTCCCAAAAAAAATGTGATCAATCTAGATCTTATCTTAGAATGCAGATCAAATACATAATCATATTTATTTTCTTTCAATATCTTTGAAAAATGCCTTATATTTTTTATTCCGTCATCTGTATCTTTTTTAAAGATAATCAGATTATCTATATTGGGATTCCCCTCTATAGCATCTTTAAATTTATCCAAAACTATAAAATCAATCTTTAAATTTTTATTTTTTTCCTTTAATTTTTTTAGGATTGGGGTGGTTAATATAACATCCCCTATAGAACTCAGCCTTATTATTAATATCCTCATTTTTTCCCCCAATCTATATTACACTAGTTTTTTATCATTTTATTATACCATAATTATCATTCAAAATAAAAAAAACCTAGTCGGAACTCCGACTAGGTCTGCTAAATTTTATACTAATTCCACTTCTTCTCTTGTCTCCGACACTTCCTCTACAGATTTACCTAAAAATCTTACAGCAAGTATAGTAGCTATTATAGATACAGGTAAAACAGCGTAGATCGATATTCCCATTCCAACTGGTAAATATCCAAATAATATTGTGATACTTCCCACTACAAGTGCATATACAATTTGAGTTTTTACATGCTCTATATGATCACATTCAGCTCCCATAGATGAAAGAATAGTCGTGTCAGATATTGGTGAACAATGATCCCCGAAGATAGCTCCTGTAAGAACCGCTCCTATACTCATGATTATATATGATGATAGTGTTTCTCCCGATAACCCAGCAGCTCCACCGATAGCATTAGCTAATGGTATTGCCAGCGGCATCAATATTCCCATAGTTCCATATGATGTTCCTGTAGAAAAAGCAATTACCGATCCCAAGATAAATATGATAGATGGCAGAATTGCTTTTGGTATAGTTCCAGCCAATGCATTTACCAGGTATACAGATGTTCCTAATTCCTTTATCAGAGAAGTCAATGACCAAGCTAATAATAATATAACTCCTGTTATTACCAATGATTTCATTCCATGTACCCAAGTATCGATAGCCTCTGAAAACTTAAATATTTTTTTAGATATTCCCATAACGATAGCTACGATGGATGCGAATAATGCTGCCTGGAATATTACCAATGAAGCATCTGCATTTCCGAAAGTTTCTCTGATAGCATAGAACGATAGTGGAGAATTATTTACAGTCTCAAGTACCGCTCCCTCTAAGTAACCCTTTCCATTAAGATAGAAACCTACAAATGAACCTATGATCAATACCATAATTGGTATGATAGCGTTCCATATGTTAAGTACTACTCCCTCTTTAGGAGCTATCATCTTAGCTTCCTCTGGACTAACTTTAGCTGCCGAACCACTTGTCACCTGACCAGTTGTTCTGGCTCTCTTTTCAGCCTTAGCCATAGGACCAAATTCTCTCAAGAAATATGCTGTAGATGCCACAAATACCAGCATCAAAATATTATAAAATCTATATGGAATTGTCTGTACGAAGATGCTGTATGCATTTATATTTTCCATTCCTATAAGTGAATATCCGTCTTTTATTACTGATATCTCATATCCTACCCAGGTAGAGATAAGTGCTATCCCTGCAATAGGTGCTGCTGTTGAATCTATTATAAATGCTAATTTTTCTCTCGATATTCTCATCTTGTCTGTTATAGGTCTCATAATCGGCCCAACAATAAGTGCGTTAGCATAGTCATCAAAGAAGATAAATAAC is from Psychrilyobacter atlanticus DSM 19335 and encodes:
- a CDS encoding glycosyltransferase family 9 protein, which encodes MGEKMRILIIRLSSIGDVILTTPILKKLKEKNKNLKIDFIVLDKFKDAIEGNPNIDNLIIFKKDTDDGIKNIRHFSKILKENKYDYVFDLHSKIRSRLITFFLGEKTFRYIKRSLYKTILVKSGLIKYRADNTIVKNYFDAFKVLGIDYNGEDLEFNFSEKDEEKVESYKNYVVFAPGASKNTKKWTVEGFGKLAQLIKERYKTEIILIGSPKEKEECEEINKISGNICINLAGELSLKESGALLSKAKFLVTNDSGPFHIGRGVKTKSYVIFGPTDPNMFEYDELGVLIYGNEPCSPCSLHGDKKCPKDHFNCMKNISAEDIIKRIEKK
- a CDS encoding Na+/H+ antiporter NhaC family protein; amino-acid sequence: MRGIIIVLLLGVMSSLGFGADSSEAALNLGAWTLLPPIIAITLAFITKNVILSLFIGIYSGSFLLGITQGKNYLFSLIGGFSDITNRIIGSMADSWNAGIILQCLTIGGLVALISKMGGARAVAESLAKRAKTPRSAQLITWVMGLFIFFDDYANALIVGPIMRPITDKMRISREKLAFIIDSTAAPIAGIALISTWVGYEISVIKDGYSLIGMENINAYSIFVQTIPYRFYNILMLVFVASTAYFLREFGPMAKAEKRARTTGQVTSGSAAKVSPEEAKMIAPKEGVVLNIWNAIIPIMVLIIGSFVGFYLNGKGYLEGAVLETVNNSPLSFYAIRETFGNADASLVIFQAALFASIVAIVMGISKKIFKFSEAIDTWVHGMKSLVITGVILLLAWSLTSLIKELGTSVYLVNALAGTIPKAILPSIIFILGSVIAFSTGTSYGTMGILMPLAIPLANAIGGAAGLSGETLSSYIIMSIGAVLTGAIFGDHCSPISDTTILSSMGAECDHIEHVKTQIVYALVVGSITILFGYLPVGMGISIYAVLPVSIIATILAVRFLGKSVEEVSETREEVELV